Proteins from a single region of Murdochiella vaginalis:
- a CDS encoding FMN-binding protein produces MNKSIMYAVKLFVICAVATFVLAVTNSATAPVIEEAQKQKELQAFTEVFPGLEETKPVENTAVLSDNIVAVNEAIVGGKTEGYLYSVSSPVGYDGPITFVVGAKTDGTVTGLKVINQTETTGFGASVAKPEYAEGMHGVTLNQPLKAEGNGGQPDVMPAISGATRTTTAMEKAMNMVVEAHAKLVGSSTETTQK; encoded by the coding sequence ATGAATAAATCCATAATGTATGCGGTGAAATTATTCGTGATCTGCGCTGTAGCCACTTTTGTGCTCGCGGTGACCAATTCCGCAACGGCACCGGTTATTGAAGAAGCACAGAAACAAAAAGAATTACAGGCGTTTACGGAAGTGTTTCCGGGACTGGAAGAAACGAAACCTGTTGAAAACACTGCTGTACTTAGTGACAATATCGTCGCGGTCAACGAGGCGATTGTCGGGGGCAAGACCGAAGGCTATTTGTATTCGGTGAGTTCTCCGGTCGGCTATGATGGACCGATTACCTTTGTGGTCGGTGCGAAAACAGATGGTACGGTGACGGGCTTAAAGGTCATTAACCAGACCGAAACCACGGGCTTCGGCGCGAGTGTGGCTAAGCCGGAATATGCGGAAGGAATGCACGGCGTGACGCTTAATCAACCGCTGAAAGCGGAAGGAAACGGCGGACAGCCCGACGTTATGCCCGCTATCAGCGGTGCAACGCGCACGACAACGGCCATGGAAAAAGCTATGAACATGGTGGTGGAGGCTCATGCAAAACTTGTCGGCTCGTCCACAGAAACCACGCAAAAGTAG
- the rsxC gene encoding electron transport complex subunit RsxC, protein MQLNNLTFRGGVHFEDYKSLSNGTELQVMPAPDVITLPMSQHIGAPAKPIVKKGDHVDVGQKIAEAGGFVSAVVHSSVSGEVQGIIDYVKPDGSKVPAIVIANDHQDTLGYTSVDRSQDDLTPEQIVEYVKEAGIVGMGGAGFPTHVKYLPPKDMTIDTIIINGAECEPYLTSDDLLMRTHPEKVVAGLKLIIKATGAKKGYIAIEQNKPKAIEAVAAALGEEENLAVATMQTKYPQGDEKNLIAAVTGRHIPAGQLPASVGCVVSNAATTCAVVDAVYYGKPLYERIVTITGHAVKAPKNILLRFGTSIREAVEFAGGYSQQPGKIICGGPMMGVAMASDEVPLDKRNNGILVMTVEESTAKAIDPCIRCGRCVEACPMHLEPLMLANDVRIGNYDSAREYYIKQCIECGTCVYSCPSNRPLLQWIRFGKAEIAKMDRK, encoded by the coding sequence ATGCAATTAAACAACCTGACGTTCCGGGGAGGCGTTCATTTTGAGGATTATAAATCGCTTTCCAACGGAACCGAACTTCAGGTCATGCCTGCTCCCGATGTGATCACTTTACCGATGTCCCAGCATATTGGTGCACCGGCAAAGCCCATCGTGAAGAAAGGCGACCATGTCGATGTGGGACAGAAAATTGCGGAAGCGGGCGGCTTTGTATCTGCGGTTGTGCATTCCAGCGTTTCCGGCGAAGTGCAGGGCATTATCGACTACGTAAAACCGGACGGATCCAAAGTGCCGGCGATTGTCATTGCCAACGATCATCAAGATACGCTCGGCTACACGTCGGTGGATCGTAGCCAAGATGACCTCACCCCGGAACAGATCGTGGAGTACGTCAAAGAGGCCGGTATTGTCGGCATGGGCGGCGCGGGTTTTCCGACGCACGTTAAATATCTTCCGCCGAAGGATATGACCATCGACACGATCATTATCAATGGTGCCGAATGTGAGCCGTATCTGACCAGCGATGACCTGCTCATGCGCACGCATCCGGAGAAGGTAGTTGCCGGGCTGAAATTAATTATCAAAGCCACCGGTGCTAAAAAAGGTTACATAGCCATCGAACAAAATAAGCCGAAGGCCATTGAGGCGGTAGCGGCTGCTTTGGGCGAAGAAGAAAATCTTGCCGTGGCCACCATGCAGACTAAATATCCGCAGGGCGATGAAAAGAATCTCATTGCTGCGGTTACGGGGCGGCACATTCCAGCCGGACAGCTTCCGGCCAGTGTGGGTTGCGTGGTCTCCAACGCGGCAACCACCTGTGCGGTTGTGGATGCAGTGTACTATGGTAAACCGCTCTATGAGCGCATCGTGACCATTACAGGACATGCCGTGAAAGCGCCGAAAAATATACTTTTGCGCTTTGGAACCTCCATTCGCGAGGCGGTGGAATTTGCCGGCGGGTATTCCCAGCAGCCCGGAAAAATCATTTGTGGCGGTCCGATGATGGGTGTTGCCATGGCTTCGGACGAAGTGCCGCTGGATAAACGAAACAACGGCATTTTGGTTATGACCGTCGAGGAGAGCACGGCTAAAGCGATTGATCCCTGTATCCGCTGCGGACGTTGCGTCGAAGCCTGCCCGATGCATCTGGAGCCGCTCATGCTCGCCAATGATGTGCGCATCGGCAACTATGATTCGGCACGTGAGTACTACATCAAACAGTGCATTGAGTGCGGAACATGCGTATATAGTTGTCCGTCCAATCGTCCGCTGTTGCAATGGATTCGTTTTGGCAAAGCGGAAATCGCTAAAATGGATAGAAAGTAG
- a CDS encoding ATP-dependent helicase — protein sequence MIFTPTQQQAIAHREGPCLVLAVPGAGKTTILLERLRQMEAAGIPVEAIASITFSRQQALDMKSRFKAQNGNEAAVFSTIHAFCYRILREYAAEKHQPLELLEASRSYNKYRIIDALYRQLFQQPMGEDEGNDFFRLDSYMKNTLTSAEEAKKKTAIRSSRFEMLQKAYQQFKVQHHLIDFDDMLWRTLQVLDQDETVRRRWQQKYRYYQVDEAQDTSLVQWRILHLLTAPENNIFIVADDDQSIYSFRGADPKYLLNVKTLFPHTKVLFMQENYRSTKNIVKLSAGLIRENSARYGKTAKSDTQSDEKTRVILTHSLRAQIDRLCRDLPADRAQGNVAVLYRNNLSALALMDALDRHHIAFQLRSDVSRYFHHAVIRDVFDFFNLSTDPCDVASFSRIYYKMNQFLKKSFLSALDTAPTGETVWRQLLAAEETQTSFYQERLMFLEDAFSRMQTATPKQALHILYQEIGYKEFLKERARRGTNAVSIEARLIEWLEDCASYCSSFPAFRERLYALEKRSQKDREERTAKELKKEGFGIDATHDPPVVLSTIHSAKGLEYDTVWLIDLIQTEFPSSLALEENAAGNPDLLEEERRLFYVGMTRAKRRLRLMGREAVWDRPVKHSQFIDELAGKARKVR from the coding sequence ATGATTTTTACACCCACACAACAGCAAGCTATCGCCCATCGAGAGGGCCCCTGTCTGGTTCTGGCCGTTCCGGGCGCAGGAAAAACCACCATACTGCTGGAGCGCCTACGACAGATGGAAGCGGCAGGGATTCCTGTTGAGGCCATTGCGTCCATTACCTTTTCTCGTCAACAGGCGTTGGATATGAAAAGCCGCTTTAAAGCGCAGAACGGCAATGAGGCTGCGGTTTTTTCAACCATCCACGCCTTTTGCTATCGTATTTTGCGGGAGTATGCCGCAGAAAAGCATCAACCCCTGGAGTTGCTGGAAGCATCCCGCTCCTACAATAAGTATCGCATTATAGACGCCCTGTATCGCCAACTTTTTCAACAGCCCATGGGTGAAGACGAGGGAAATGACTTCTTTCGTCTCGACAGTTACATGAAAAACACGTTAACGAGTGCCGAAGAAGCAAAGAAAAAAACAGCAATCCGTTCCTCCCGTTTTGAAATGCTGCAAAAGGCCTATCAACAGTTTAAGGTCCAGCATCACCTCATTGACTTTGATGATATGCTCTGGCGCACCTTGCAAGTATTGGATCAGGACGAAACCGTACGGAGACGTTGGCAACAAAAATATCGTTACTATCAGGTGGACGAGGCACAGGACACTTCCCTTGTCCAATGGCGCATTTTGCATCTGCTGACAGCTCCGGAAAACAATATTTTCATCGTTGCGGACGATGATCAGTCCATTTACAGCTTTCGTGGTGCGGATCCGAAGTATCTGTTAAACGTGAAGACGCTTTTTCCCCATACCAAAGTGCTTTTTATGCAGGAAAATTACCGTTCGACCAAAAACATCGTCAAACTTTCCGCCGGGCTGATCCGTGAAAATTCGGCACGCTACGGAAAAACGGCAAAAAGCGATACCCAAAGCGATGAAAAAACGCGCGTGATTCTCACCCATTCGCTGCGCGCACAGATCGATCGATTGTGCCGGGATCTTCCTGCAGACAGGGCGCAAGGAAATGTGGCAGTGCTCTATCGCAATAACCTCTCCGCACTGGCGCTGATGGATGCGCTGGATCGGCATCATATCGCCTTTCAGTTGCGTTCGGATGTCTCCCGGTATTTTCATCACGCGGTGATACGCGATGTTTTCGACTTCTTCAATCTCTCGACGGATCCTTGTGATGTAGCCAGCTTTTCGCGCATCTACTATAAAATGAACCAATTTTTAAAAAAAAGTTTTCTTTCAGCCTTAGACACCGCGCCGACAGGAGAAACCGTCTGGCGTCAGCTTCTTGCTGCGGAAGAAACGCAAACCTCATTTTATCAAGAGCGACTTATGTTTCTGGAGGACGCTTTTTCGCGTATGCAAACCGCAACACCGAAGCAGGCGCTGCATATTCTCTATCAGGAAATCGGCTACAAAGAATTTCTGAAGGAACGCGCACGCCGCGGTACCAATGCGGTCTCCATTGAGGCACGGCTTATTGAATGGTTGGAGGATTGTGCCTCCTATTGTTCCAGTTTTCCCGCGTTTCGCGAACGTCTGTACGCCTTGGAAAAGCGCAGTCAAAAAGACCGAGAGGAAAGAACTGCAAAAGAACTGAAAAAGGAAGGCTTCGGGATCGACGCCACACACGATCCGCCGGTGGTTCTTTCCACTATTCACAGCGCAAAAGGGTTGGAATACGACACCGTGTGGTTGATTGATCTCATCCAAACGGAATTTCCCTCTTCCTTGGCGCTGGAAGAAAATGCCGCCGGCAATCCCGATTTGCTGGAAGAAGAACGACGCCTGTTCTACGTCGGTATGACCCGTGCAAAACGTCGTTTACGCCTGATGGGACGCGAAGCCGTTTGGGATCGTCCGGTAAAGCATTCCCAATTCATCGACGAGCTGGCGGGAAAGGCACGCAAGGTGCGATAA
- a CDS encoding metallophosphoesterase: MRKYYIADCHFGDEEVIRFSHRPFSTVQEMDETMIERWNRTVKISDEVYIVGDLIHRCSEPEKYLARLNGRLHLILGNHDRCIAENPSLHRYFSEITTYAVVYDGHHRLVLFHYPMLEWDGYYYGTWHLYGHIHNHPSLTQERVKELPKALNCGADVVGYCPRTFDELVAINKRDCYRSARPQGAV; encoded by the coding sequence ATGAGGAAGTACTATATCGCCGATTGTCATTTTGGCGATGAAGAAGTGATTCGTTTCAGCCACCGTCCCTTTTCTACGGTGCAGGAAATGGATGAAACCATGATAGAGCGATGGAACCGAACCGTTAAGATTTCCGACGAGGTGTATATCGTTGGAGATCTGATTCATCGTTGCTCTGAACCAGAAAAATATCTTGCGCGATTAAACGGCCGCCTGCATCTTATTTTAGGAAATCATGACCGCTGCATCGCAGAAAATCCGTCTTTACACCGTTATTTTTCAGAAATCACAACGTATGCGGTCGTTTATGACGGCCATCATCGTCTGGTGCTTTTTCACTATCCGATGCTGGAATGGGACGGCTATTATTACGGCACGTGGCATCTTTACGGTCATATTCACAATCATCCGTCCCTCACGCAGGAGCGCGTCAAAGAATTGCCCAAAGCCTTAAATTGCGGTGCGGACGTTGTTGGGTATTGTCCCCGTACTTTTGATGAATTGGTGGCCATCAATAAACGGGATTGTTATCGTTCTGCACGACCGCAGGGTGCAGTATAA
- a CDS encoding RnfABCDGE type electron transport complex subunit D: METTSQIQVKDQLLHVAASPHVHTGETMQRMMFDVLIALIPSIVVSGVVFGLQAILLIAVCVIATVGAEAVFQKLRKQPITVSDGSAMITGVLLAFNLPSTYPLWKAAIGGIFAIVIAKQFFGGLGRNFVNPALAGRAFLMSAWAKDFSKTPYPFGAVPAGVDSVTAATPLSGGPVPALWDMFVGNMPGMLGEVSALAILIGAAYLLWRGVIRLNIPCGMIGSFIVFTSLFGMINGTFAPANIPTEVLSGGLILGAFFMATDYATTPMTGRGQLIFAIGAGFLTALIRHFGTLPEGVSYAILLMNVATPLIDKYVKNKPFGGVSR, from the coding sequence ATGGAAACTACTTCGCAAATTCAGGTGAAGGATCAACTGCTTCATGTTGCCGCCTCGCCCCATGTACATACCGGCGAAACGATGCAGCGCATGATGTTCGATGTTCTGATCGCCTTAATTCCGTCCATCGTCGTATCGGGCGTGGTTTTTGGCCTGCAGGCCATTCTTCTTATTGCTGTCTGCGTGATTGCAACGGTCGGTGCCGAAGCGGTGTTTCAGAAACTGCGTAAACAGCCCATTACCGTTTCGGACGGCTCTGCTATGATTACCGGTGTTTTATTAGCTTTTAACCTGCCCTCGACGTATCCGCTCTGGAAAGCAGCCATCGGCGGCATTTTCGCCATTGTGATCGCCAAACAGTTTTTTGGTGGCCTGGGACGCAATTTTGTCAACCCTGCTTTAGCCGGACGTGCCTTTCTGATGTCGGCTTGGGCAAAAGATTTTTCTAAGACGCCATATCCGTTTGGCGCGGTGCCGGCGGGTGTGGATTCCGTAACGGCTGCAACGCCACTTTCCGGTGGGCCGGTTCCTGCTTTGTGGGATATGTTCGTAGGAAACATGCCCGGCATGCTCGGGGAAGTGAGTGCCTTGGCGATTCTCATCGGTGCAGCCTATTTGCTATGGCGAGGGGTTATTCGCTTAAACATTCCTTGCGGCATGATCGGTTCGTTTATTGTCTTCACGTCTCTTTTCGGAATGATAAACGGAACCTTTGCACCGGCTAACATTCCGACCGAGGTACTCAGTGGAGGACTGATTCTCGGCGCCTTCTTCATGGCGACTGACTATGCTACCACCCCGATGACCGGACGCGGCCAACTGATTTTTGCCATTGGTGCAGGGTTCCTTACCGCGTTGATTCGTCATTTCGGCACTCTTCCGGAAGGCGTTTCGTATGCGATTCTGTTGATGAACGTAGCCACGCCGCTGATCGATAAATACGTGAAAAACAAGCCGTTTGGAGGTGTGTCTCGATGA
- a CDS encoding lytic transglycosylase domain-containing protein has translation MRRAKTRVKTARHFFRNVLIMLIVLLLLALCSVAFLFYRGSASYRIKYGNEITAAAEKEGLSPYLVAGVVKSESDFQADIVADDGGVGLMQLMPEAVDWVCQRLDVDKTTMDLKDPKTNLMIGTHYLSYLISRYQNEHLAIVAYNTGMTNVDKWLKDGTITWSFETMQNIPYNVPRRYVHRVDKARNIYAKMYCDGLPDDTSGENQILLAVKNVWRTIRSFAAQY, from the coding sequence ATGCGTAGGGCGAAAACCAGAGTAAAAACGGCAAGACATTTCTTTCGCAATGTGTTGATCATGCTGATCGTGTTACTTTTGCTGGCACTATGCAGTGTGGCGTTCCTGTTCTATCGCGGGAGCGCGAGCTACCGGATAAAATATGGGAACGAAATTACGGCCGCGGCAGAAAAAGAGGGGCTGAGTCCCTATCTTGTCGCCGGCGTTGTCAAGTCGGAGAGTGATTTTCAAGCCGATATTGTAGCGGATGACGGCGGCGTTGGCTTGATGCAATTGATGCCGGAGGCAGTGGACTGGGTATGCCAGCGTCTGGACGTCGACAAAACGACTATGGATTTAAAAGATCCGAAGACCAATCTGATGATCGGCACGCATTATCTTTCCTATTTGATTAGCCGTTACCAAAATGAGCATCTGGCGATTGTGGCGTACAATACCGGTATGACGAATGTGGACAAGTGGTTAAAAGACGGTACGATTACGTGGTCGTTTGAAACCATGCAAAACATACCCTACAACGTTCCACGGCGCTATGTCCATCGCGTAGACAAGGCGCGAAATATTTATGCCAAAATGTACTGCGACGGTTTGCCGGATGATACATCGGGCGAAAATCAGATTCTCTTGGCGGTAAAAAATGTGTGGCGAACCATACGCTCCTTTGCCGCGCAATATTAA
- a CDS encoding MFS transporter, which translates to MKKRSLGHSFASGAMTFILLMGIVSLFSDMTHEGARGILGDYLQLAGAKGETIGFISGLGELLGYSLRLASGYLADRTKKYWTLIFVGYGLQVLAIPALALVPDQAWPVACGLIILERIGKAVKKPAKNTLVSFAAAEIGTGRGFAYQEFLDQLGAFLGPVILFVLSLVKGMDSRMDTYRLCFAVLGIPAAATLAMLVFSKMRYPHPEEFTRQAQSTERFAFKPSFILYMAAICFFAFGFADFTLITMHIARTAAFPAQSFSLLYALAMAVDAFAALFFGWLFDRAGVRALMLSTLLSVGFSALVFLSGSAPFILLGIVLWGIGMGAQESIMKAAVSEMIPASMRSTGFGIFETGFGIAWFLGSWILGALYDRDLRMLVLVSTAAQLCAILFYQLCLRAQSTNGGKHAEE; encoded by the coding sequence ATGAAAAAGCGATCTTTGGGGCATTCGTTCGCTTCAGGAGCCATGACTTTTATCCTACTGATGGGCATTGTCAGCCTTTTTTCCGATATGACCCATGAAGGCGCACGCGGTATTTTGGGAGATTACTTACAGCTTGCGGGGGCAAAAGGCGAAACCATCGGCTTCATTTCCGGTCTGGGTGAACTTCTCGGCTATTCGCTGCGCCTTGCTTCCGGCTATCTCGCCGATCGCACGAAAAAGTATTGGACCTTGATCTTTGTAGGCTATGGCTTGCAGGTGTTGGCAATTCCCGCCTTGGCGTTGGTGCCGGATCAGGCCTGGCCGGTGGCATGTGGTCTCATTATCCTGGAGCGTATCGGAAAAGCCGTGAAAAAACCGGCAAAAAATACATTAGTCAGCTTTGCAGCCGCGGAAATTGGGACGGGTAGAGGCTTTGCCTACCAGGAATTTCTGGATCAACTCGGCGCTTTCCTCGGCCCGGTCATTCTTTTTGTGCTCAGCTTGGTAAAGGGAATGGATTCCCGTATGGACACCTATCGGCTCTGTTTCGCGGTTTTAGGCATTCCCGCAGCGGCGACGTTGGCGATGCTGGTCTTTTCAAAGATGCGTTATCCGCACCCCGAAGAGTTTACCCGACAAGCGCAGAGCACAGAACGGTTTGCATTTAAGCCTTCGTTTATATTGTACATGGCGGCGATCTGCTTCTTTGCTTTCGGCTTTGCGGATTTTACGCTGATCACGATGCATATTGCCCGAACGGCAGCCTTTCCGGCGCAATCTTTCAGTCTTCTTTATGCCTTGGCCATGGCCGTTGATGCATTTGCTGCCTTGTTTTTCGGCTGGCTCTTTGATCGCGCCGGTGTTCGCGCTTTGATGCTTTCAACCCTTTTGAGCGTCGGCTTTTCCGCACTGGTATTTCTTTCGGGAAGTGCGCCCTTTATTCTTCTGGGTATCGTATTATGGGGAATAGGGATGGGAGCGCAGGAAAGCATCATGAAAGCCGCCGTGAGTGAAATGATACCCGCATCGATGCGCAGTACCGGCTTTGGTATCTTTGAAACCGGCTTCGGCATCGCGTGGTTTTTGGGCAGCTGGATTCTGGGCGCTCTCTATGACCGCGATCTGCGAATGCTGGTATTGGTCTCCACGGCCGCCCAGCTTTGTGCCATTCTTTTCTATCAACTTTGCCTACGGGCACAATCCACGAACGGAGGAAAGCATGCAGAAGAATAA
- the coaE gene encoding dephospho-CoA kinase (Dephospho-CoA kinase (CoaE) performs the final step in coenzyme A biosynthesis.) translates to MEEKLRVRRIGLTGGIASGKSTVTELLRKMGFTVLDADAMYHQLVAANGALLPRLVEAFGEYILAADGSLDRRVLAKHIFAEKAAREKLDAITHSAVYHELDRLAKETISQWKIQRTRKAAEDNEVAHRLLFFDIPLLMESFGASQCLSLDRIWLVTAPEAMRKQRLMVRDGLSEEEAKRRLAAQMSEDEKQKKADVILTNDADLEKLKKIVEEAVRGEEYA, encoded by the coding sequence ATGGAAGAGAAATTGCGTGTGCGCCGTATTGGACTGACCGGCGGCATTGCCAGCGGCAAGTCCACGGTTACCGAGCTCTTGCGGAAAATGGGTTTTACTGTTCTGGATGCCGACGCGATGTATCATCAGTTGGTCGCTGCGAACGGAGCGCTGCTTCCTCGCCTTGTCGAGGCTTTCGGAGAATACATTCTTGCCGCAGATGGATCTCTTGATCGTCGCGTGCTTGCCAAGCACATTTTTGCGGAAAAAGCGGCACGCGAAAAATTGGATGCTATAACGCACTCGGCTGTCTATCATGAACTGGATCGCCTTGCGAAAGAGACGATTTCGCAGTGGAAAATCCAAAGGACGAGGAAGGCGGCAGAAGACAACGAAGTTGCACACAGATTGCTCTTTTTCGACATTCCGCTCCTGATGGAATCCTTTGGGGCTTCGCAATGCCTTTCACTGGATCGAATCTGGTTGGTAACGGCACCTGAAGCAATGCGAAAACAACGGCTGATGGTACGTGACGGCCTTTCCGAAGAGGAAGCAAAGAGGCGCTTGGCCGCACAGATGAGCGAAGACGAAAAACAAAAAAAGGCGGACGTGATTCTTACGAATGACGCCGATTTGGAGAAGCTGAAGAAGATCGTGGAAGAGGCTGTTCGAGGAGAAGAATATGCGTAG
- the polA gene encoding DNA polymerase I has product MQKNKTFLMIDGSSLLFRAFYAIRHLTTRDGIFTNGVYGFLNMFFRARDMVQPDYILVAFDRGGKTFRTEDYEAYKGTRQETPSELSAQFGMTKDVLDAMGICHLDREGYEADDIVGTVAKLASENGVQSYLLTGDRDYFQLVDENTTVLFTKKGITELEEVDVAWIQKTYDLLPHDLIEVKGLQGDTSDNIPGVAGIGEKTALKLIRTYGTIENVYAHIEDLKGKMRQNLEEGETQAYLSRRLGTIYRDVPLGMALDDFLPKSVDDEKLKDRFARLEFHSFAARVNTKKAADLTTNAKGEWVEASSWKELAESLRAQEEVPFALFADGESYMHDPVAIAAFGMADGTGKLLRLTGKEEKFRIAFQALFSSPSVRFIAYDVKESIVLLSRLGIPFSAAYEDVMLMEYLADPNRSSYTVDQLASRFGMAPLPSKKEFFGSGKSKTTITTADPDAVLSYLSASLQTVKEAKSKLMQEMDRLSMRKLYEQIENPLAAVLARMEIAGIAVDEQTLDALDKEFSLALSQAEKRVFDAAGEEFNLQSPKQLGEVLFEKMGLPHGKKTKTGYSTSAEVLEKLRDVDPVIPAILEVRKLSKLKSTYIDGLRPHIAEDGRIHSTFRQNVAATGRISSTEPNLQNIPVRTEEGRKLRAVFVAADGCELVDADYSQIELRILASLSGDETMIEAFRHGMDIHRKTAAEVNHISPEDVTPLQRSYAKAVNFGIIYGISDYGLSRDLDIPRKEAAEYIASYKDTYPQIRRYMENIVEQAKKDGYVDTYYGRRREIPELKSRNFNVRGFGERIALNTPIQGTAADLIKLAMIRVDRGLREGNYRSRLVLQIHDELIIEAPEEEAEEIGKRVVEWMQEISDFSVPIVADMNRGKSWLEAK; this is encoded by the coding sequence ATGCAGAAGAATAAGACATTTCTCATGATTGACGGATCGAGCCTGTTGTTTCGCGCATTTTACGCCATTCGCCATCTGACTACACGGGACGGTATTTTTACCAACGGGGTGTACGGTTTTTTAAATATGTTTTTTCGTGCACGTGATATGGTACAGCCGGATTATATCCTGGTAGCTTTTGACCGCGGAGGAAAAACGTTCCGCACCGAGGATTATGAAGCATATAAAGGAACCAGACAGGAAACGCCTTCGGAACTCAGTGCGCAGTTTGGCATGACTAAAGATGTTCTGGATGCGATGGGCATCTGCCACCTGGATCGCGAGGGCTATGAAGCGGACGATATTGTTGGAACGGTGGCAAAGCTGGCTTCGGAAAACGGCGTGCAAAGTTACCTGTTAACGGGAGATCGCGACTATTTCCAACTGGTGGATGAAAACACGACGGTTCTGTTTACCAAAAAAGGCATTACGGAGCTGGAAGAGGTAGATGTCGCTTGGATTCAGAAGACATATGATTTGCTTCCACACGATCTGATCGAAGTGAAAGGGCTGCAGGGCGATACGTCGGATAATATTCCCGGTGTGGCGGGCATTGGAGAAAAAACCGCGCTTAAATTGATTCGCACCTACGGGACGATCGAAAACGTCTATGCCCACATAGAGGACTTGAAAGGCAAAATGCGGCAGAACCTGGAAGAAGGAGAAACGCAAGCCTATCTCAGCCGTCGCTTGGGGACGATTTATCGGGACGTGCCGCTGGGGATGGCATTGGATGACTTTCTTCCGAAATCGGTCGATGACGAGAAATTGAAGGATCGTTTCGCGCGTCTGGAGTTTCATTCCTTTGCTGCGCGCGTGAATACGAAAAAAGCAGCCGATTTGACGACCAACGCGAAGGGAGAATGGGTGGAGGCCTCTTCCTGGAAAGAGCTTGCCGAATCGCTTCGTGCGCAAGAGGAGGTTCCTTTTGCTCTTTTTGCGGACGGAGAAAGCTATATGCATGATCCGGTGGCGATTGCCGCGTTTGGCATGGCGGATGGCACCGGCAAGCTGTTGCGCTTAACCGGCAAGGAAGAAAAGTTTCGCATCGCTTTTCAAGCGCTTTTTTCTTCTCCATCGGTGCGGTTTATCGCTTACGATGTGAAAGAGAGCATCGTGTTGTTGTCCAGGCTTGGCATCCCTTTTTCTGCGGCATACGAGGATGTCATGCTGATGGAATATCTTGCGGATCCCAATCGGTCAAGCTATACGGTCGACCAACTCGCTTCGCGGTTCGGTATGGCTCCTTTGCCGTCAAAGAAAGAGTTTTTTGGCTCGGGAAAGAGCAAAACGACGATCACAACGGCGGATCCCGATGCGGTGTTGAGCTATTTGAGCGCATCGCTACAAACCGTAAAGGAAGCCAAATCCAAGTTGATGCAGGAAATGGATCGCCTTTCCATGCGTAAGCTCTATGAACAGATTGAAAATCCGCTTGCCGCCGTACTGGCTCGCATGGAGATTGCCGGTATTGCGGTGGACGAACAGACGCTGGATGCGTTGGACAAAGAATTTTCTTTAGCTCTTTCCCAAGCAGAAAAGCGTGTTTTCGACGCGGCTGGAGAAGAGTTCAATTTGCAGTCTCCTAAGCAGTTGGGGGAAGTGTTGTTTGAAAAGATGGGACTTCCGCATGGGAAAAAGACCAAAACGGGGTATTCCACCAGCGCCGAGGTGCTGGAAAAATTGCGGGATGTGGATCCCGTCATTCCTGCAATTTTAGAGGTGCGCAAATTATCCAAATTGAAATCCACCTATATCGACGGTTTGCGCCCGCACATTGCCGAAGACGGTCGTATTCATTCTACGTTCCGCCAAAACGTGGCGGCAACCGGGCGCATTTCTTCCACCGAACCGAATTTGCAGAATATTCCCGTTCGCACCGAGGAAGGCCGCAAACTGCGCGCCGTCTTTGTGGCGGCGGACGGCTGTGAACTGGTGGATGCCGACTATTCGCAGATTGAACTGCGCATCCTGGCGTCGCTGAGCGGAGATGAAACGATGATAGAGGCGTTTCGGCATGGCATGGATATCCATCGAAAAACCGCTGCCGAAGTCAATCATATTTCCCCGGAAGACGTGACGCCCCTGCAACGTTCCTACGCAAAAGCGGTCAACTTCGGGATCATCTATGGCATCAGCGACTACGGGCTGTCCCGCGATTTGGATATTCCGCGCAAAGAAGCGGCGGAATACATTGCCTCGTATAAAGATACGTATCCGCAGATTCGTCGGTATATGGAAAATATCGTGGAACAGGCCAAGAAAGACGGCTATGTAGACACCTATTATGGTCGCCGACGCGAAATTCCGGAACTGAAGAGTCGAAATTTTAATGTGCGCGGTTTCGGTGAGCGCATCGCCTTAAATACGCCCATTCAAGGGACGGCGGCGGATCTGATTAAGTTGGCCATGATTCGCGTCGATCGTGGCTTACGCGAAGGAAACTATCGTTCCCGTCTGGTTCTGCAGATTCATGATGAGCTCATTATTGAAGCACCGGAGGAGGAAGCAGAAGAAATTGGCAAACGCGTGGTGGAATGGATGCAGGAGATCAGCGATTTTTCGGTGCCCATTGTGGCCGATATGAATCGCGGAAAAAGCTGGTTGGAAGCGAAATAG